In Aedes albopictus strain Foshan chromosome 3, AalbF5, whole genome shotgun sequence, the genomic window ccagatgggaaaaactctcctctttccgacaaccacggtggtttgagtgtaagggaggcagtacgacctacagctttgaaagaaggtattacttccaaatgcagttacgcccttttgaaatgttggtgccgctcTATGGTACCGTGTTTGCGAAACAGTCCCATACGACTGTTGTTCTGTTGCAAACAGTCCCATACGACTGTTGCAGAGCGCTTTCAAGAGCCTGGATGCGTTCATCTTTCTTCCTCATCTCACTGGTTAACAATTCAACCTTCTGCAGTAGATCGGCAATCATATTATTATTACCGGGACTTAGACTGGATTCAAGTGTCTCGATTCGTTTGTCCTTCCTCTCCATCTCCTGCTGGAGCTGGTCCACCTTCGAGGTTAGTTCTGTGATTTGCTGATCTTTACCTGCTGTAGTTACGTTTGAGAAGCTGTTTTGTCCACGCCCTTGCTCATATCGTCTCCTTGCCTGCGGATAGGATATGCCAAGATCGACACGAAGTCTTTGGATTTCATTTTCCTTGATGTAAACTGGGCATTTGCGACTCGATAAGGAGTGATTGTGCCTGTCACatctcttgcagaattcctctgcGGTGCATCGAATCTCCCTACTAACTGCATGGTCCTTACAGCATGTTCCACAAGTTGACTGAGATTGTTGGCAGCGTTTACTGGTGTGGCCGAAATTCCAGCAAATATAACACAGCATGGGTGCTGGATAATACGGCCGAGTTTTGCAGCGTGTCCAGCCAAAATCCACGTGCGGAGGGATGACTGTTCCGCTGACAGTGAGAATATTCGTTGACGTGTATTCAACTTTGTCCCCATTTCGTCTTGTGATGCGGCGGATGCTGCGCACTCCCTGGTCAGCGAGACCATTTTCTATTGTCCCGTCATCAAGACCGGCGACCGACTGACAAGTCACAACGCAGCGACAGACGTTGAGGGTTGGATGCTCGATGATTTTGATTCCGGTTCCGTCAGCTAACGAGGTCATTTTCATCAGCTTAGCGATCTGATTGCTACTGCGGATTTTCAGAGCGTAGGTTATGCCATCTTTACCTTCCGGAAAGGCACCGTCGATTTTTGCACCCACACACTTCTCAACCGATGAACGTAGAAGAAAAGGGTCATTTGGCAATCTTCCGCTGGTGGCTTCCATACGGAGGACTTGGACTGCTCCGTAAGTGCCATTCGGGTCCATGTAACTCGGTAGTCGTGCTCCAGCAAACTCTCCATCGAATAGGTTTGATGATCCCACTCTCGGATCACCGATGGAGGGAAATTCATCCGGGGCCAACGCCATCGTTGGCCACCCGGTGAATATTTATCGGTTAAGCGACCTCACCAcaattatttgtcaataaaaCGCTCGACGGTGCAATGTAACTTCACTATACGATATGTCCCACACACTACGAAAAACTGTCTGTCAGGTGTATGGTGGTGATTAATATCGGGAGCAAACCAGCCACAACGCATCGGAAAAACGGTCCACGGCACCGGAATGCGCTTTAGACCTTGACACCCGTACGGTGGTGCAGCTTGGTCCTCAGGATACGGATCGCGACGACGGAAAATAGAACGTGAaaagtttcattttcatttttcattttgcagcatttgcaAAGCCGaagataaggaggggtaatggctgaatagtctttgctgaccacataaacgccatgggataggaaaagggtattttggtgtgaggttagggtgttggtacagacttgacaatatcaatgctattcagatgcaaaataattttaaagctcaatagtgaatcgcataccttccaaaaccaaaaaaacaataGTCCTCAAAATGcctagcaagtcatagaaagaaaaaacgcccgattgtttattttgtcaattataacaaacggataCTTCCACCCGGGCAAAGtgttccttcagttctggaaaatatattatccccaattaagcatgtaatcgaattgtccgcgtggtcttgtagtacccctgctaggtaagaatcagtcattgtcATACATATTAAAtactagacatgaccccatggaatagcatttgcatatgtaaaagctttgctgatgtgactttcctattaggcaattctctcatctcatgtttgttttcaaaaccttgtcaagcttagaaaattgaagttaataaacaatacattacaaggttcaaattcccatagaatgagatcattcattcgcactacaacaccataggagataataccacattggctgactacagtacaaatgcgaaaaatctcccttttccccctatccgcaacccggggacgcgccctgttggatttcgaaagcctcggagaatattacaaaccttcaatggcattcccatacactatcccacattgcccattcaggggtctgactgggcctattaccctccctcagtttgtaatattgtcaccaacttggaattatattttcccggcacataaatgacttcgacaaatgttcgatatactatgcagcatcatgatcagtataactatatcagatgacgatgacttgaagatctgatttttacagaattatttgccattgattatacattcagctatttcaatcattactgcaaagcacatcgaccacatgcctgaaatcaaagcttcctggaagatataatacaAGCGCAGGGGGAAAATAGAACGCGAAAAGTTGGAAAGATATCGTTTTTCGGATGTAAACAAATCCACGTGCTACAGAGCCGTCTGTTCGTCTCGACAGCGAGCTGTCAACTGACCGTGAGAAAAACATGCTCGCAGATAAACTGCATTTCTAAGATCGTGAGcggcaattgggttctttaggggtatccggattatttcataatcggattctccgcccaaaaattagtcgaaatccaaaatttcataatttttggagtccgggaactatttttaaaatgcatttaaagattgtatggggaaaattttttgttcgggtcgaactgtcactttaacgattgaactgtcattctatccacgaaaattaaaactgttttgttgatttaaccatcaaaacaaaggtgttggaatccaataaaaacatgttatactcagaaaaatgagctctttcgattaggctatagaaaatagcaatattttattcactaaacaacccaattggaacACGAGCGGTTACTGGTACATTGAAGGTTTTTTCATTATTCCGTCCTTATAGAAGATTTTCGAgtcaaaaaattaataaaataaaagaaCTACTTTTTAACTTGAAATGTCAATCATAACCATAAGAAATAAAACTAATAAACGTAGAGAGAAAACCTGAAGAGGAAATATATTCAACAATTGTTTTGTGAACTAATGCTACAAAGTCAAACTACGGTCTACTGATTGTCTACTGATAAAAGTTGCAAGATTTTGAAAAGTCACAATGGAGTAAAAAAACATCCTTAAATAAGAATGCGTgggaaaatcaaaaactaaaaggtagaagttcaaaaaaaaaagagttaAAAAATAGAAACAATAGAAAATCAAAGAGTGCATAAGGTAAAgtgtaagaatttttgaaaaggcTGATACCTCAAAACGCATAGATTTGAAAGAAAGATGGGTAAAATGATTCAATATGCATCTACCAACAACATAAAGATATACCATCTTAATTAATATTGCTTTTTGAATAATTCTACAGAACCCATCACCCTTGAAACTGCTTATCAACTATGCTTTCAATAATTTCACTAACCGTAACGGTTCGCGTGTACTCACCCTTGATCGTGACGGTGACGAAATCGTTCGGAGGTGGTCCACGGCTAGGCGGAAGAGGCGGAGCAGGTGTCAGACGTTGAGCAATCCGACGGTTGGATGCAATCGTCGATGGGAAACTCGGACCGGGAGTGATGGCCTCCTTGAACACCATGTCGCACTGCGACAGGGATTGGAGCTTTTGCTTTCGGGGTTGTTTGCTGGCCATGGGGCTCGGTGTGATGACCGGGAGTTCGATCGGAGTGTTTTCCAGAGGGATTGTCGCTGGTGCCGGATGGTCATCCGGAGGTTCCTGTTTGATTATGGCCATTGGAAAGGGGAAACCCATGGTTGGTGGCGGTGGAGCGGGGGCCGATTCCATCGGGGTTCCGCTCGAGCCGATTGTCCTCTTTGGAGTCTTGATGACGATGGTTGTTGAATTGGGACGCGGAGGATTAGGCGGGGGTGTGGAACCACTTCGAACCGGTGTGAGAGTGACGTTACGATTGCCACTGGCCAGCGACTCGATCTTGCTGGCCATGGCGGGGCTCAGGTTCCGGAGCGGAGGCGATTGGAGCAGTTCCACCACGCGACGGTGCTGGAGAGTGTTCTTGACTGGCGGTGGAGCGGGTATCGACTGCTTTTCGGTAGATTGATTGTGAAAGTAGTTGGCTTTAAAAGTGGTTCCGTTGCCGTCAGTCAATTCCACGCATCGAAGACCCCTTTGGACGTCACGTGGCGCTGTTTCCATCTGAAAAATTTGAAATGCGGGCATTAGTACAAAACCTGTTGAAAGCGAGACAAATTGATCAAGGTGATTTTGGATTATTTTCTTCAAAAACCTGCCAGGACTTACCTTCCGTCCTTTCCGACTGCCATCCGGTTTCAGTTGCACATTCATATAGCACGGAAGCTCTGGCGGATCCGTCCTCACCAGTTCCTCCATCAATCGACTCCCTTTGGACATCGGAGGAGCGCATTGCGGCGGAACCACAGGCGACGGGAACAGTTTCTCCATTTCCGCTACCAGATCCTTTTCGTATTCGGCCATTGTCAGGCCCGCGGCAACGGGATACTGCTGCGGCAGCAGCCCTCCCGCAGCCTCCATATCATCATCCAGCTGAAAAACATCCTCCAGCACATCCTGCGGAATCCCATTTTCCGAGATGAACAGTTCCTGCTGTTCCATCACTCGGCTCCCATCGAACAGACCGCTGCCGTCCAGGCCAAAGTCCGAGTCCATCTCGATGTACATGTCGCTGCCCGGTTCGATAACCTGGAAGGGGCCCTCGAACAGCGGGTAGGACAAATActggtgctgctgttgctgcgAATGCAGGAGAAACGGGGAGCAGTTGGTGCTGCTACTACTGCCGGAACCGTTCATGGCGTCCCCGGTGCCGTTCctactgctggtgctgctgctgctaaacTGGATGTCACTCGCGATGGTGTAGTTGAGAATCTGCTGGGGCTGTTGATGCGGCGACGAGGACGAAGCTACCGGAAGCGATCGACGCATTGCTTGTGATTACACTCGCGGCGGGTACCGGTTACCAGGGTAATAACTTTCGAGGAAAACGTGGAAAATTGCTGAGGGAAAATGGAATCTACCGCGGAAAATGCGGAGAAGTGCGTGACTGACAGCGCATTTGTTTTGTTCGGAACTGAATGAACACCCGTCACACCGCAGTTCACTTTTCAAAGCATCGTTCGAAGATGATGTTACAGTTTGTGTTCATTAGCTGCATTTTTCGAGGGATGTCTACAAAGAATTAAAAATCGACGCAAATTGAAGTTCATTGCCTTTTacaaaggccagtagtacacagggtcaaatatttgacaaggaaagaactcaagaaacaacatcagtttgacactaatgaaaattcgatcgagtcaaacaagatgtttgagcattggtttctttttgaacaaatatttgaccctgtgtactagcagctaaaCGCTTTTACAGTGATGACAGATGCGAAGggcacccggataaaaaattaccattctttacatggtaaatattattaacaaatgactggttttattgttcacaataaaacacatagtagatatattgttactttttacaatagaaatcaagcccata contains:
- the LOC115254587 gene encoding ras-associated and pleckstrin homology domains-containing protein 1-like, which translates into the protein MRRSLPVASSSSPHQQPQQILNYTIASDIQFSSSSTSSRNGTGDAMNGSGSSSSTNCSPFLLHSQQQQHQYLSYPLFEGPFQVIEPGSDMYIEMDSDFGLDGSGLFDGSRVMEQQELFISENGIPQDVLEDVFQLDDDMEAAGGLLPQQYPVAAGLTMAEYEKDLVAEMEKLFPSPVVPPQCAPPMSKGSRLMEELVRTDPPELPCYMNVQLKPDGSRKGRKMETAPRDVQRGLRCVELTDGNGTTFKANYFHNQSTEKQSIPAPPPVKNTLQHRRVVELLQSPPLRNLSPAMASKIESLASGNRNVTLTPVRSGSTPPPNPPRPNSTTIVIKTPKRTIGSSGTPMESAPAPPPPTMGFPFPMAIIKQEPPDDHPAPATIPLENTPIELPVITPSPMASKQPRKQKLQSLSQCDMVFKEAITPGPSFPSTIASNRRIAQRLTPAPPLPPSRGPPPNDFVTVTIKDVNDTSNDKNVQAQSRPATPRASTSKSSPIPSPSQARPPPANTYPFKKRSLVTHYRVQMTPDRKRITGQPVESIEILDTSEEEQEETNESSTGTATAPESEPEDVPKPKLPGNTESIQCPFCCKVFFASHMLMLHSQNCADAVLFGNSPPKKQPSSKGKKPSKTGESLLKPSSEKGPKPLEEPSQTKPTQTKPRPPPSQPETGTNRKRLSHPRTSMHLSIEILPTAFSIENLLLCEVCKKTFRSQEHLDVHRKIHTTPTVCNFCKKKFHEKPRNHSCQEMKRAKQQWKRENN